The sequence TGCCTGACATTGCTCCGGCTGCAGCACCCATAGTTTTCTGCTCCTAATGTGCCCTCCTCTCCAGTGAGAGTGATAccctccactcctgctccagtgcCAGTTcttcagcctcctcaggaagtacagccgctgttgagcctttttcacctgtgttcatttatgACTCTGCCCCCTCGTTACCGGTCCCCAGTTGTTTTCCGTTTTCTGTCCCCTTCCTTTTACATATAGCCCTTTGTTTTCAAGGTTGTAGGCCCTGTTTTCAGTCTGAGTGTATTCTGTTTATTCAACTTTCCCTGTCTGTTATTTATCCAGTTTTGTGTTTATGTTGGTTCATTTCTATTATTCAATTACCTGCACATATTTAAAGGTTACGTAACAAACTTAGATTAACTGGAACACTTAAACATGCAGCATAATGGCTCAAATATAAGACCTGAGAAACACTGTAGTCAACATATACACAgggacagacaaggaacacctggagaaCATAACGAGAGAACTGGATAACAAATGacacaggtgggaacactaaATAGGCAGGGGTAGAGTGGAGACAAGATAGAAGCAAAAACAGAACCATGGGAAACACAAAACAGCACAAAAACATGACACATCAACCACCTTTAACCTGCTGAAAGCTTATAGATGTATATTGCCTCACATTCTACATTTGTGTAGGGTGCCAGCTTGATCCACATTTAACAATATATTAAAGACTTAAGCAAATATGATATCCAAATAATTTTTtgctaaatatatatgtgtaaatactATCCCTAAtccatttgtatttgtatttttatatctcTACAGATTTTGAGTTCAGCAAAGGGAGGGAAAACGTCCAGTAAAGTGCAGCTGCTACAAAATCTACAAAATCTataacacacatttatttatttttaatctggCCTTCTTTACATTGTGGAAATGACCAGTCAAAGTTCTGATGCAGATGAAGCAACCAAGGCATCTGGAGAACGGACTTtcgaaaaagcaaagaaaaaggcTCAAGAAAAAATTGACCATttgtttaatatctcacttaACATTGCTGTAACTGGAGAAACCGGGGTGGGAAAGTCAGCTTTCATCAATGCTTACAGAGGTCTgaaagatgatgatgaaggtgcTGCTGAAACTGGAGTTACTGAGACCACTGCTGAACCCACCCCTTACAACCACCCCACAATGCCAAATGTGGTGCTTTGGGACCTGCCTGGAGTTGGAACCCCAAATTTTAAAGCAAAAACATATGTTAAGAAAATGCAGATAGACAGGTTTGATTTCTTCATTATTATCTCTTCGGTAAGATTCAAAGAGAATGAGATCATGCTGGCTAAAGAGatccaaaaaaggaaaaagaagttTCACTTTATTAGATCAAAGATAGACAATGATATTCGAGCAGAAGAACAAAAGAAAACTTTCAATAAAGAGGAAACTCTCTCAAGAATCAGAAAGGATTGTCAGGAAAACCTAAAGGAACTGGGAAATCCTCCTGTGTTCCTCATATCCTCCTGGAATCTTTCTGCATTTGATTTTGAGAAGCTTGTTTCAACTCTGAACTCTGAGCTTCCAGAGCATAAGCAGTACGCTCTACTGCAGTCTGCACCAGTCACTTCAGTGGCTATGCTGGAGAAGAAAGTGGACATGTTTAAGAAGCTCATCTGGGCTGCAGCTATTGTCTCTGGTGGGATTGCAGCAGTACCGGTGCCTGGCCTGTCTTTCGCATGTGATACAGTCACTGTGATGACTTTCTTTACAAAGTGTTTCCATGCATTTGGCCTTGATGACAGATCTCTTGAGAAGCTCTCAGAACGAGTGAACAAGCCAGAACTGAAGAATCTGAAGAAGGCCCCACTTTTGAAGGAACTTGCAGCATCATCAGCAGTCAGACTGGGAGGGTCTGCAGTTGGAGAGTTTCTGTGCAGTTTGGTACCTGTTGCAGGAAATATTGCAGCAGCAACAATCTCCTTCACCATGACACGTGATATCCTTCAAAATGGACTAAAAATGTTAGCAGATGAAGCACGAGGAGTCCTGAGAGAGGCAGGACTGGAGTAATGAACAAACTGAGAGAAACAACATACCAGTAAAAATAAGTTAAAGATCACAAAAATAATCAACATGATTAAGATTAGATTACATTAATGCACaatgaatataaataataataaatatttgtatcTCTAATTTAACAGGTCATACTGAATTCAATTAGATACCAGCTAATTTTTGGAAGCAAACAAACATCTTCTCGTCTGTAAAAAAGCTGAAGATTAAAAGAGAAAGAGCTTCTACAGCAGAATAATGATTATAACCACACCTCAACGATGGAATACCCAAAGAGGATCAAGCTGAATGTTCTATACTATGCTCCTCACAGTGACCTGCACAGCtattttctttagattttttttcttcttttttgttgatGAAGCTGAAAATAATGGCAATATAAAAagtaattttcttttaattttaaatatgtgcTTCTGGTTAACTTTGTGGCTTTTGGAAATCATGTGAtctttctgtaaatgtaaataatcttATTCcctattttatttgttattgttaAAACTATCCACATGCAATCAATTATATTTTCAGGAACATCATTTATAACATTGATCATATATTGTTTAGCCTGATAATTGGTTGATGAAATATGTAATTTGTAATATCGCAAGTTAAAATTCTGTgtataaacactttaaaatgcaTAAGGgagaacttttaacatttttttgtttgatttcatttatttgaatgtaatatttgattatatattattaaaagctcTTAATCAATGggtttaaaacacagtttgttcAAAATAAATCTCTAAATAAATGAAGATTTGATCATTTTGTTCactggtggattttttttttctatatcttaTAAACAGAATTCCTAAACAGTAAACTCTATTGCCTGTGTTTTTCATctacatatttaataataataataataataatgacaaaaacTACATTAGGACGAGACAATTAGCAGTACAACATTACATACAAACACATAGTTTATTTGTTTAGTATTTCAGTTAAGTATTAGTATTTACAGGTTAAGTATTTACAGGTATAAGTATTTATTTCAGCTAAGGGGAACACTTTATACTGATCTGCACTTACTGAGCTCTGAATAAGTTTGGAATTTAGGAAACCACAACAGTAAAGAACATAACTCTTCTCTTTAACCACATAAATTACACAATAAATCTGACAGTCTATACAGAAATACTCTCTTAGCTTTAGACCTTCAACAAATGTGCATAAGACAGGAAGTAGGAACATAACGCTGGTAATCTTATATAAGGGTCTTGAACCGTtaacatttttacaaatatagtGACATTCAAAACAGTGCAGAAATATCTACAACATAAGAGTCTGATAAAACTCAGCCTTTATTAAAAGTGTGGTTTTGTATGAGTATCAGATATCAGAGAATCTAATACACCAGCTTTTGTGGTTTGTTACCATCTTTTATCATTAGCAAAATTAACAACATATACTATAAAGCACACAATCAACTTGAAGTCTTAATGTTTGGTGTTGGTACATACAGTCtgcttacattacttttaaaagCTTCTCTAGCCTGTAGTGTTGATAAACAGCACCACCATCTGGTGCAAAACTGTTAAAACCCTCTACCAGCATTTACAGTCATGTTCTGGtgtagggtgaatcccatttctccccttggccctaccccttacccctacccctctgttttgcgcgtgcacgtcaaggggtaggggtgtcccgattcctgttaggatgaagtggtaggggtaaggggtagggctagttagcccttcaaacggagattttccagacccacacttcgtaccgaggggtatgagaatgactggcaagatggcggaacaagcgatcaaagaaagtattttccatgttaaaaattacgattagcactgtattaccttagtttattgtgtagttttgatgttttatggctgaattcttcgtaacaagcataaaaagttcgtttcggtagctagctagctagctaactttcccgttccaccttaaatggtgcaacagacggcaggcgctaccgcatttaaggcggaacggaaaaaataaatcaaataaaaaataatcagagcaaattgcagctccccatcacagaggaattaaggaatggacaatattaattaatttctgcacctcctgccccctttctgtacacatacaatgccctaaagttaactagttaaccagcagctaggctactgaactttagcgctccactgctatcatcacatcagcccagcagggtcacctacacaccaccgctagtagcctggtcataaatcagtgctatttatttatgtatttattgttcattgacaaacgtcattgtgatataccagtgattcctctgtcactgaggacccatattcttgcacattatattgtttttgtaacacattacctgctccaggaccagtgttgggaaccagtgtgatatacaatttctagtatattatggaagctattttcaataagattcacctttcaccgggtgcttgaagggttgtcccaattcctaggggtaggattttaccccttccccttgtaactccgttccaaggggaaggattacactcgaaaagaaggggtaggggtaaggggtagggccaaggggagaaatgggattcacccgtACTCTGCTGTGATCTGAGTATTTTACTATACACTCACTGATCTATTTATTAGGAGCACTAGACTAATGCTGGGTATGACCTGCATcgtcaaaggaaaataaaaagatt comes from Astyanax mexicanus isolate ESR-SI-001 chromosome 17, AstMex3_surface, whole genome shotgun sequence and encodes:
- the LOC111193958 gene encoding interferon-inducible GTPase 5-like, which gives rise to MTSQSSDADEATKASGERTFEKAKKKAQEKIDHLFNISLNIAVTGETGVGKSAFINAYRGLKDDDEGAAETGVTETTAEPTPYNHPTMPNVVLWDLPGVGTPNFKAKTYVKKMQIDRFDFFIIISSVRFKENEIMLAKEIQKRKKKFHFIRSKIDNDIRAEEQKKTFNKEETLSRIRKDCQENLKELGNPPVFLISSWNLSAFDFEKLVSTLNSELPEHKQYALLQSAPVTSVAMLEKKVDMFKKLIWAAAIVSGGIAAVPVPGLSFACDTVTVMTFFTKCFHAFGLDDRSLEKLSERVNKPELKNLKKAPLLKELAASSAVRLGGSAVGEFLCSLVPVAGNIAAATISFTMTRDILQNGLKMLADEARGVLREAGLE